A genomic stretch from Telopea speciosissima isolate NSW1024214 ecotype Mountain lineage chromosome 7, Tspe_v1, whole genome shotgun sequence includes:
- the LOC122667407 gene encoding laccase-14-like, with translation MLVEQGKTYLLRIINAGVDEIMFFAIAQHNITVVGVDASYIKPLPRDYIVIPPGQTIDALLEANQSPNQYYMAARAYSSGQGVVFDNTTTTAILQYSAHQYTPSSFPSLPYLPFYNDTAASVSFTGALRSLASKDHPAKVPLMVDTQLISTISVNTFPCRSINNSTCQGPNGTRFAASMNNITYRNPSVSILQAYYKDMIKVFGESFPNQPPLIYNFTGDFLPQQLQTPMRGTEVKLLDYNSAMEIVLQGTNLVAGEDHPMHLHGHSFCLVGWGFGNFDKNKDPLRYNLIDPPLQNTGLVPKKGWIAIRFRADNPAFPLSVFVVVVATMLVILVIDFRGLVHALPFGASPYMGNGYCAHNKEWLEISNKCNFTMSEYLWRSLALFCCSVLFYRVVT, from the exons ATGTTAGTAGAACAAGGCAAGACTTATCTACTACGCATAATCAATGCAGGAGTGGATGAAATTATGTTCTTTGCCATAGCTCAACACAATATCACAGTTGTAGGTGTAGATGCAAGCTACATCAAGCCATTACCAAGAGATTATATAGTGATACCCCCAGGTCAGACAATTGATGCTTTGCTAGAGGCAAACCAATCTCCTAATCAATATTACATGGCTGCAAGAGCTTATTCAAGTGGCCAAGGAGTCGTATTTGATAACACAACAACCACTGCAATTCTCCAATACTCTGCTCATCAATACACCCCATCTTCATTCCCTTCCCTCCCTTATCTACCCTTTTACAATGACACAGCAGCATCAGTGTCCTTCACAGGTGCTCTTAGGAGCTTAGCAAGTAAAGACCATCCAGCCAAGGTCCCATTAATGGTGGACACTCAATTGATCAGTACAATCTCTGTTAACACATTCCCATGCCGTAGCATCAACAACAGTACATGTCAAGGACCCAATGGGACAAGGTTTGCAGCAAGTATGAACAACATTACTTACAGGAACCCATCAGTTTCCATATTACAAGCATACTACAAAGACATGATCAAGGTGTTTGGTGAATCTTTCCCAAACCAACCGCCTTTGATCTACAATTTTACAGGGGACTTCTTGCCACAACAGCTACAAACACCGATGCGGGGTACTGAAGTAAAGCTACTGGATTATAATTCAGCTATGGAAATTGTTTTGCAAGGAACAAACTTGGTTGCAGGGGAAGACCATCCAATGCATCTCCATGGACATAGCTTTTGTTTAGTTGGATGGGGATTTGGGAATTTCGACAAGAACAAGGATCCATTGCGGTATAACCTCATTGATCCTCCTCTCCAAAACACTGGTTTAGTCCCGAAGAAGGGTTGGATTGCAATCAGATTCAGAGCAGATAACCCTG CATTTCCATTATCTGTGTTTGTTGTTGTAGTAGCAACAATGTTGGTGATTTTGGTGATTGATTTCAGGGGTTTGGTTCATGCATTGCCATTTGGAGCGTCACCTTACATGGGGAATGGATACTGTGCTCATAACAAAGAATG GTTGGAGATTAGCAATAAATGTAACTTCACTATGAGTGAATACCTTTGGAGAAGTCTTGCATTGTTTTGCTGTTCAGTTCTGTTTTACAGAGTTGTAACTTAA